The following coding sequences are from one Heptranchias perlo isolate sHepPer1 chromosome 13, sHepPer1.hap1, whole genome shotgun sequence window:
- the ttc14 gene encoding tetratricopeptide repeat protein 14 isoform X4 translates to MNKDLMRQSVGYHGPTLLSLLKSEQYENPDIQSVSAEFLKAALHHRKVRRIDNIAIQQFIARKADLLFAPSWKSTASTELNDEETEDYYAIMPPVEQLMEVPSDDKRQYFFRDIERGDIVIGRVTSIREFGFFITLISLGGDLGRDIESLEIAALCPLRDVPSHGKHEDPLSYFQVGDLVRVVLKDVDRYHERLAVTLHPSALPTHLSHWKLGVISSEDLPAYYRRNSTLGNHVAETYDRVLHHTLGFANPSTVEYLLGKLGISEIESPSLMRGLQSKNFIGDDYAAALRKKQSASWALKCVKAGVDHFKAGRHVDAMNEYNKALEIDSNNVEALVARGALYATKGSLNKAISDFDLALETCPTHRNAKKYLCQTLVERGGQLEEEEKLANAENCYKKALILDETFGEAEEALQKLRKHMQDEEKKEAVNIIIFN, encoded by the exons ATGAACAAGGACCTCATGCGCCAGTCGGTGGGTTATCACGGGCCCACGTTGTTGTCCCTTTTGAAAAGTGAACAATATGAGAACCCAGACATTCAGAGCGTTTCCGCGGAGTTCTTGAAAGCAGCGCTGCACCACAG AAAGGTTAGAAGAATTGATAATATTGCTATACAGCAGTTCATTGCAAGAAAAGCAGACCTTCTCTTTGCTCCATCATGGAAATCAACTGCCAGTACTGAACTGAATGACGAAGAGACTGAAG attATTATGCAATTATGCCTCCAGTAGAACAGCTGATGGAGGTTCCAAGTGATGACAAAAGACAGTACTTTTTCCGTGATATTGAACGTGGAGATATAGTGATCGGACGAGTAACATCCATTCGTGAATTTGGGTTCTTCATAACGTTGATCAGTCTTGGAGGAGACCTTGGGCGGGATATTGAATCCTTGGAAATAGCA GCACTTTGTCCTTTAAGAGATGTGCCATCACATGGAAAACATGAAGATCCTTTGTCTTACTTTCAAGTCGGAGATCTCGTAAGAG tggttttaaaagatgttgatCGTTACCATGAAAGGCTTGCAGTAACTTTGCATCCTTCAGCTCTTCCAACTCACCTTTCTCATTGGAAATTGGGTGTCATCAGTAGTGAAGATCTTCCTGCATACTACAG GCGCAATTCAACTCTGGGCAATCATGTTGCAGAAACATATGACAGAGTTTTACACCACACACTTGGATTTGCCAATCCATCAACTGTTGAATATTTGCTGGGCAAACTTGGAATTAGTGAAATTGAATCACCATCTCTGATGAGAGGATTGCAGAG CAAAAACTTTATAGGAGATGATTATGCTGCAGCCTTAAGGAAAAAACAGTCAGCATCCTGGGCATTAAAGTG TGTCAAGGCTGGGGTAGATCATTTTAAAGCAGGACGTCATGTAGATGCTATGAATGAGTACAACAAAGCTCTAGAAATTGACAGCAATAATGTTGAAGCTCTTGTGGCTCGTGGTGCTCT TTATGCAACAAAAGGAAGTCTAAACAAAGCTATTTCTGACTTTGACTTGGCTTTGGAGACCTGTCCAACACATAGGAACGCAAAGAAATATCTCTGTCAAACTCTAGTGGAAAGAGGAGGCCA GTTAGAAGAAGAAGAAAAGTTGGCGAATGCTGAGAATTGCTATAAGAAAGCACTAATTCTAGATGAGACTTTCGGTGAGGCAGAGGAAGCTTTACAGAAATTAAGAAAACACATGCAG GATGAAGAAAAAAAGGAAGCGGTCAACATCATCATCTTCAACTGA
- the ttc14 gene encoding tetratricopeptide repeat protein 14 isoform X1: MNKDLMRQSVGYHGPTLLSLLKSEQYENPDIQSVSAEFLKAALHHRKVRRIDNIAIQQFIARKADLLFAPSWKSTASTELNDEETEDYYAIMPPVEQLMEVPSDDKRQYFFRDIERGDIVIGRVTSIREFGFFITLISLGGDLGRDIESLEIAALCPLRDVPSHGKHEDPLSYFQVGDLVRVVLKDVDRYHERLAVTLHPSALPTHLSHWKLGVISSEDLPAYYRRNSTLGNHVAETYDRVLHHTLGFANPSTVEYLLGKLGISEIESPSLMRGLQSKNFIGDDYAAALRKKQSASWALKCVKAGVDHFKAGRHVDAMNEYNKALEIDSNNVEALVARGALYATKGSLNKAISDFDLALETCPTHRNAKKYLCQTLVERGGQLEEEEKLANAENCYKKALILDETFGEAEEALQKLRKHMQKSLERKEKETREEEKKIEVSSAEKLRKLLKEEKRMKKKRKRSTSSSSTDSSESSSWSTSSSSPERSRKHKSTKKRRRKRSDSSRSQNRRLCKSSCDEKIHHSHNNEKEWYTPPADTSASFLNQKQEVAKLLEKNDSSVDQWSEIMEKRRYCSISSSSVEILDPLGGRSEDSRDSLYSSRTQDSCSQYDKWQKADKGRELCDKNLNDQDKFRKQVQEYEFGNEYNSKTCEKSNRSYSGSSGSEYSHLSSDKYQHERKNSWLSNSNSKEERHDFGKSGDGRKEYIHESGASYKDWKEESESRHYREAKRENSKETPQNLNSADGKAVKSMPQNLLEIFNQIAEFEKGKEHGGKCKQKHK; the protein is encoded by the exons ATGAACAAGGACCTCATGCGCCAGTCGGTGGGTTATCACGGGCCCACGTTGTTGTCCCTTTTGAAAAGTGAACAATATGAGAACCCAGACATTCAGAGCGTTTCCGCGGAGTTCTTGAAAGCAGCGCTGCACCACAG AAAGGTTAGAAGAATTGATAATATTGCTATACAGCAGTTCATTGCAAGAAAAGCAGACCTTCTCTTTGCTCCATCATGGAAATCAACTGCCAGTACTGAACTGAATGACGAAGAGACTGAAG attATTATGCAATTATGCCTCCAGTAGAACAGCTGATGGAGGTTCCAAGTGATGACAAAAGACAGTACTTTTTCCGTGATATTGAACGTGGAGATATAGTGATCGGACGAGTAACATCCATTCGTGAATTTGGGTTCTTCATAACGTTGATCAGTCTTGGAGGAGACCTTGGGCGGGATATTGAATCCTTGGAAATAGCA GCACTTTGTCCTTTAAGAGATGTGCCATCACATGGAAAACATGAAGATCCTTTGTCTTACTTTCAAGTCGGAGATCTCGTAAGAG tggttttaaaagatgttgatCGTTACCATGAAAGGCTTGCAGTAACTTTGCATCCTTCAGCTCTTCCAACTCACCTTTCTCATTGGAAATTGGGTGTCATCAGTAGTGAAGATCTTCCTGCATACTACAG GCGCAATTCAACTCTGGGCAATCATGTTGCAGAAACATATGACAGAGTTTTACACCACACACTTGGATTTGCCAATCCATCAACTGTTGAATATTTGCTGGGCAAACTTGGAATTAGTGAAATTGAATCACCATCTCTGATGAGAGGATTGCAGAG CAAAAACTTTATAGGAGATGATTATGCTGCAGCCTTAAGGAAAAAACAGTCAGCATCCTGGGCATTAAAGTG TGTCAAGGCTGGGGTAGATCATTTTAAAGCAGGACGTCATGTAGATGCTATGAATGAGTACAACAAAGCTCTAGAAATTGACAGCAATAATGTTGAAGCTCTTGTGGCTCGTGGTGCTCT TTATGCAACAAAAGGAAGTCTAAACAAAGCTATTTCTGACTTTGACTTGGCTTTGGAGACCTGTCCAACACATAGGAACGCAAAGAAATATCTCTGTCAAACTCTAGTGGAAAGAGGAGGCCA GTTAGAAGAAGAAGAAAAGTTGGCGAATGCTGAGAATTGCTATAAGAAAGCACTAATTCTAGATGAGACTTTCGGTGAGGCAGAGGAAGCTTTACAGAAATTAAGAAAACACATGCAG AAatcacttgaaaggaaagaaaaagaaactagagaagaggagaaaaaaatcGAAGTGTCAAGTGCAGAGAAATTGCGTAAGCTGTTAAAAGAAGAAAAGAG GATGAAGAAAAAAAGGAAGCGGTCAACATCATCATCTTCAACTGACTCATCTGAATCCTCATCATGGTCTACTTCGTCATCTTCACCTGAACGTTCTAGGAAACACAAATCAACAAAGAAGCGACGGAGGAAACGTTCAGATTCCTCACGCAGTCAGAACAGGCGCTTATGTAAAAGTTCATGTGATGAGAAAATTCATCATTCACACAACAATGAGAAAGAATGGTATACTCCTCCAGCTGATACCTCAGCTTCCTTTCTGAATCAGAAACAGGAAGTAGCAAAGCTGCTGGAGAAAAATGACAGTTCAGTAGACCAGTGGTCAGAGATCATGGAGAAAAGAAGGTACTGTTCAATTTCTTCATCGTCAGTTGAAATTTTAGATCCTCTTGGAGGTAGGTCTGAAGATAGCAGGGACTCTTTATATAGTTCAAGAACTCAGGATAGCTGTAGCCAATATGACAAATGGCAAAAGGCTGATAAAGGCAGGGAATTGTGTGACAAAAACTTAAATGACCAAGACAAATTTAGGAAACAGGTTCAAGAATATGAATTTGGTAATGAATATAATAGTAAAACGTGTGAAAAAAGCAACAGGAGCTACTCTGGATCTTCAGGGTCAGAATATTCACATTTGTCAAGTGACAAGTACCAACATGAAAGGAAAAATTCTTGGTTAAGTAATTCTAACAGCAAAGAGGAAAGACATGATTTTGGTAAAAGTGGAGATGGCAGAAAGGAATACATACATGAGAGTGGAGCTAGCTACAAGGACTGGAAAGAAGAAAGTGAAAGTAGGCATTACAGGGAGGCTAAaagggagaattccaaagaaaccCCCCAAAATCTTAATTCTGCTGATGGGAAAGCAGTGAAAAGCATGCCTCAAAATCTGCTGGAAATATTCAATCAGATTGCAGAGTTTGAGAAAGGGAAAGAACATGGAGGGAAATGTAAGCAGAAACACAAATAA
- the ttc14 gene encoding tetratricopeptide repeat protein 14 isoform X3, with product MNKDLMRQSVGYHGPTLLSLLKSEQYENPDIQSVSAEFLKAALHHRKVRRIDNIAIQQFIARKADLLFAPSWKSTASTELNDEETEDYYAIMPPVEQLMEVPSDDKRQYFFRDIERGDIVIGRVTSIREFGFFITLISLGGDLGRDIESLEIAALCPLRDVPSHGKHEDPLSYFQVGDLVRVVLKDVDRYHERLAVTLHPSALPTHLSHWKLGVISSEDLPAYYRRNSTLGNHVAETYDRVLHHTLGFANPSTVEYLLGKLGISEIESPSLMRGLQSKNFIGDDYAAALRKKQSASWALKCVKAGVDHFKAGRHVDAMNEYNKALEIDSNNVEALVARGALYATKGSLNKAISDFDLALETCPTHRNAKKYLCQTLVERGGQLEEEEKLANAENCYKKALILDETFGEAEEALQKLRKHMQKSLERKEKETREEEKKIEVSSAEKLRKLLKEEKRMKKKRKRSTSSSSTDSSESSSWSTSSSSPERSRKHKSTKKRRRKRSDSSRSQNRRLCKSSCDEKIHHSHNNEKEWYTPPADTSASFLNQKQEVAKLLEKNDSSVDQWSEIMEKRRYCSISSSSVEILDPLGEH from the exons ATGAACAAGGACCTCATGCGCCAGTCGGTGGGTTATCACGGGCCCACGTTGTTGTCCCTTTTGAAAAGTGAACAATATGAGAACCCAGACATTCAGAGCGTTTCCGCGGAGTTCTTGAAAGCAGCGCTGCACCACAG AAAGGTTAGAAGAATTGATAATATTGCTATACAGCAGTTCATTGCAAGAAAAGCAGACCTTCTCTTTGCTCCATCATGGAAATCAACTGCCAGTACTGAACTGAATGACGAAGAGACTGAAG attATTATGCAATTATGCCTCCAGTAGAACAGCTGATGGAGGTTCCAAGTGATGACAAAAGACAGTACTTTTTCCGTGATATTGAACGTGGAGATATAGTGATCGGACGAGTAACATCCATTCGTGAATTTGGGTTCTTCATAACGTTGATCAGTCTTGGAGGAGACCTTGGGCGGGATATTGAATCCTTGGAAATAGCA GCACTTTGTCCTTTAAGAGATGTGCCATCACATGGAAAACATGAAGATCCTTTGTCTTACTTTCAAGTCGGAGATCTCGTAAGAG tggttttaaaagatgttgatCGTTACCATGAAAGGCTTGCAGTAACTTTGCATCCTTCAGCTCTTCCAACTCACCTTTCTCATTGGAAATTGGGTGTCATCAGTAGTGAAGATCTTCCTGCATACTACAG GCGCAATTCAACTCTGGGCAATCATGTTGCAGAAACATATGACAGAGTTTTACACCACACACTTGGATTTGCCAATCCATCAACTGTTGAATATTTGCTGGGCAAACTTGGAATTAGTGAAATTGAATCACCATCTCTGATGAGAGGATTGCAGAG CAAAAACTTTATAGGAGATGATTATGCTGCAGCCTTAAGGAAAAAACAGTCAGCATCCTGGGCATTAAAGTG TGTCAAGGCTGGGGTAGATCATTTTAAAGCAGGACGTCATGTAGATGCTATGAATGAGTACAACAAAGCTCTAGAAATTGACAGCAATAATGTTGAAGCTCTTGTGGCTCGTGGTGCTCT TTATGCAACAAAAGGAAGTCTAAACAAAGCTATTTCTGACTTTGACTTGGCTTTGGAGACCTGTCCAACACATAGGAACGCAAAGAAATATCTCTGTCAAACTCTAGTGGAAAGAGGAGGCCA GTTAGAAGAAGAAGAAAAGTTGGCGAATGCTGAGAATTGCTATAAGAAAGCACTAATTCTAGATGAGACTTTCGGTGAGGCAGAGGAAGCTTTACAGAAATTAAGAAAACACATGCAG AAatcacttgaaaggaaagaaaaagaaactagagaagaggagaaaaaaatcGAAGTGTCAAGTGCAGAGAAATTGCGTAAGCTGTTAAAAGAAGAAAAGAG GATGAAGAAAAAAAGGAAGCGGTCAACATCATCATCTTCAACTGACTCATCTGAATCCTCATCATGGTCTACTTCGTCATCTTCACCTGAACGTTCTAGGAAACACAAATCAACAAAGAAGCGACGGAGGAAACGTTCAGATTCCTCACGCAGTCAGAACAGGCGCTTATGTAAAAGTTCATGTGATGAGAAAATTCATCATTCACACAACAATGAGAAAGAATGGTATACTCCTCCAGCTGATACCTCAGCTTCCTTTCTGAATCAGAAACAGGAAGTAGCAAAGCTGCTGGAGAAAAATGACAGTTCAGTAGACCAGTGGTCAGAGATCATGGAGAAAAGAAGGTACTGTTCAATTTCTTCATCGTCAGTTGAAATTTTAGATCCTCTTGGAG
- the ttc14 gene encoding tetratricopeptide repeat protein 14 isoform X2, with protein MNKDLMRQSVGYHGPTLLSLLKSEQYENPDIQSVSAEFLKAALHHRKVRRIDNIAIQQFIARKADLLFAPSWKSTASTELNDEETEDYYAIMPPVEQLMEVPSDDKRQYFFRDIERGDIVIGRVTSIREFGFFITLISLGGDLGRDIESLEIAALCPLRDVPSHGKHEDPLSYFQVGDLVRVVLKDVDRYHERLAVTLHPSALPTHLSHWKLGVISSEDLPAYYRRNSTLGNHVAETYDRVLHHTLGFANPSTVEYLLGKLGISEIESPSLMRGLQSKNFIGDDYAAALRKKQSASWALKCVKAGVDHFKAGRHVDAMNEYNKALEIDSNNVEALVARGALYATKGSLNKAISDFDLALETCPTHRNAKKYLCQTLVERGGQLEEEEKLANAENCYKKALILDETFGEAEEALQKLRKHMQKSLERKEKETREEEKKIEVSSAEKLRKLLKEEKRMKKKRKRSTSSSSTDSSESSSWSTSSSSPERSRKHKSTKKRRRKRSDSSRSQNRRLCKSSCDEKIHHSHNNEKEWYTPPADTSASFLNQKQEVAKLLEKNDSSVDQWSEIMEKRRTLDRKVSVKAWLSIVGGMKRRQKRVKRQYLSRTRRCPKKFCHFPLMCH; from the exons ATGAACAAGGACCTCATGCGCCAGTCGGTGGGTTATCACGGGCCCACGTTGTTGTCCCTTTTGAAAAGTGAACAATATGAGAACCCAGACATTCAGAGCGTTTCCGCGGAGTTCTTGAAAGCAGCGCTGCACCACAG AAAGGTTAGAAGAATTGATAATATTGCTATACAGCAGTTCATTGCAAGAAAAGCAGACCTTCTCTTTGCTCCATCATGGAAATCAACTGCCAGTACTGAACTGAATGACGAAGAGACTGAAG attATTATGCAATTATGCCTCCAGTAGAACAGCTGATGGAGGTTCCAAGTGATGACAAAAGACAGTACTTTTTCCGTGATATTGAACGTGGAGATATAGTGATCGGACGAGTAACATCCATTCGTGAATTTGGGTTCTTCATAACGTTGATCAGTCTTGGAGGAGACCTTGGGCGGGATATTGAATCCTTGGAAATAGCA GCACTTTGTCCTTTAAGAGATGTGCCATCACATGGAAAACATGAAGATCCTTTGTCTTACTTTCAAGTCGGAGATCTCGTAAGAG tggttttaaaagatgttgatCGTTACCATGAAAGGCTTGCAGTAACTTTGCATCCTTCAGCTCTTCCAACTCACCTTTCTCATTGGAAATTGGGTGTCATCAGTAGTGAAGATCTTCCTGCATACTACAG GCGCAATTCAACTCTGGGCAATCATGTTGCAGAAACATATGACAGAGTTTTACACCACACACTTGGATTTGCCAATCCATCAACTGTTGAATATTTGCTGGGCAAACTTGGAATTAGTGAAATTGAATCACCATCTCTGATGAGAGGATTGCAGAG CAAAAACTTTATAGGAGATGATTATGCTGCAGCCTTAAGGAAAAAACAGTCAGCATCCTGGGCATTAAAGTG TGTCAAGGCTGGGGTAGATCATTTTAAAGCAGGACGTCATGTAGATGCTATGAATGAGTACAACAAAGCTCTAGAAATTGACAGCAATAATGTTGAAGCTCTTGTGGCTCGTGGTGCTCT TTATGCAACAAAAGGAAGTCTAAACAAAGCTATTTCTGACTTTGACTTGGCTTTGGAGACCTGTCCAACACATAGGAACGCAAAGAAATATCTCTGTCAAACTCTAGTGGAAAGAGGAGGCCA GTTAGAAGAAGAAGAAAAGTTGGCGAATGCTGAGAATTGCTATAAGAAAGCACTAATTCTAGATGAGACTTTCGGTGAGGCAGAGGAAGCTTTACAGAAATTAAGAAAACACATGCAG AAatcacttgaaaggaaagaaaaagaaactagagaagaggagaaaaaaatcGAAGTGTCAAGTGCAGAGAAATTGCGTAAGCTGTTAAAAGAAGAAAAGAG GATGAAGAAAAAAAGGAAGCGGTCAACATCATCATCTTCAACTGACTCATCTGAATCCTCATCATGGTCTACTTCGTCATCTTCACCTGAACGTTCTAGGAAACACAAATCAACAAAGAAGCGACGGAGGAAACGTTCAGATTCCTCACGCAGTCAGAACAGGCGCTTATGTAAAAGTTCATGTGATGAGAAAATTCATCATTCACACAACAATGAGAAAGAATGGTATACTCCTCCAGCTGATACCTCAGCTTCCTTTCTGAATCAGAAACAGGAAGTAGCAAAGCTGCTGGAGAAAAATGACAGTTCAGTAGACCAGTGGTCAGAGATCATGGAGAAAAGAAG